Proteins encoded together in one Coffea arabica cultivar ET-39 chromosome 2c, Coffea Arabica ET-39 HiFi, whole genome shotgun sequence window:
- the LOC113727554 gene encoding uncharacterized protein isoform X3 codes for MNILSKEICAPAGTLRVWGRLRNDEDEAIRRRRGLKRVDRELEKGNFKAALSLAKQLQGKPGGLRGFGAVKLVPKRISVVDELELNDADKMSLHSSVDSILRLVKCCRQFASEEKVGAFLGQDSLTNGDCCGSLSDDRVMCLQHEAGHFVVGYLLGILPKKYRVPSMEELEKDNLAGGKVEFLGFEFLQEVSNTTLPETYFTNRKHNSKEYDGIVSSKTLNRFLCVILGGLAAELLMFGYSELLHSDVDQGNEMLRLQHRHGKFTDKVGCN; via the exons ATGAATATTTTGTCTAAAGAGATTTGCGCGCCAGCTGGAACCCTAAGGGTATGGGGGAGATTGAGAAACGACGAAGACGAGGCGATACGACGTCGGAGAGGACTGAAGAGAGTGGATAGAGAGCTGGAGAAGGGGAATTTCAAGGCTGCGTTGTCTTTAGCAAAGCAGTTGCAGGGGAAGCCTGGTGGACTACGCGGCTTTGGCGCTGTCAAATTG GTGCCAAAAAGAATCTCGGTCGTGGATGAACTAGAGCTGAATGATGCTGATAAAATGTCTCTTCACTCATCTGTTGATTCCATTCTGCGTTTAGTCAAGTGCTGCAGGCAGTTTGCATCGGAGGAAAAGGTAG GAGCATTTTTAGGACAAGATAGCCTGACTAATGGTGACTGTTGTGGTTCTCTGTCAGATGATCGTGTAATGTGCCTGCAG CATGAAGCTGGCCATTTTGTAGTTGGTTACTTGCTCGGGATCTTACCTAAAAAATATAGAGTTCCAAGCATGGAAGAATTAGAAAAGGACAACTTAGCTGGAGGGAAAGTTGAGTTTCTTGGATTTGAGTTTTTACAGGAA GTTTCTAATACAACTCTGCCAGAAACATACTTTACCAATAGGAAGCATAATAGCAAG GAATATGATGGCATTGTCTCCTCAAAG ACTTTAAACAGATTTTTATGCGTAATTCTTGGAGGACTAGCAGCAGAGCTTCTCATGTTTGGGTACTCAGAATTACTTCACTCGGATGTTGATCAG GGTAATGAAATGCTTAGGCTACAGCACAGACATGGCAAATTCACAGATAAAGTGGGCTGCAATTAA
- the LOC113727554 gene encoding uncharacterized protein isoform X1: MNILSKEICAPAGTLRVWGRLRNDEDEAIRRRRGLKRVDRELEKGNFKAALSLAKQLQGKPGGLRGFGAVKLVPKRISVVDELELNDADKMSLHSSVDSILRLVKCCRQFASEEKVGAFLGQDSLTNGDCCGSLSDDRVMCLQHEAGHFVVGYLLGILPKKYRVPSMEELEKDNLAGGKVEFLGFEFLQEVSNTTLPETYFTNRKHNSKEYDGIVSSKTLNRFLCVILGGLAAELLMFGYSELLHSDVDQLDRVMKCLGYSTDMANSQIKWAAINTLLILRRHHKATSRVAEAMALGRSIGFCIDAIETDFGTTNGGRHFGSQANTQAKSPFLTKESIKMNKVLTNL, encoded by the exons ATGAATATTTTGTCTAAAGAGATTTGCGCGCCAGCTGGAACCCTAAGGGTATGGGGGAGATTGAGAAACGACGAAGACGAGGCGATACGACGTCGGAGAGGACTGAAGAGAGTGGATAGAGAGCTGGAGAAGGGGAATTTCAAGGCTGCGTTGTCTTTAGCAAAGCAGTTGCAGGGGAAGCCTGGTGGACTACGCGGCTTTGGCGCTGTCAAATTG GTGCCAAAAAGAATCTCGGTCGTGGATGAACTAGAGCTGAATGATGCTGATAAAATGTCTCTTCACTCATCTGTTGATTCCATTCTGCGTTTAGTCAAGTGCTGCAGGCAGTTTGCATCGGAGGAAAAGGTAG GAGCATTTTTAGGACAAGATAGCCTGACTAATGGTGACTGTTGTGGTTCTCTGTCAGATGATCGTGTAATGTGCCTGCAG CATGAAGCTGGCCATTTTGTAGTTGGTTACTTGCTCGGGATCTTACCTAAAAAATATAGAGTTCCAAGCATGGAAGAATTAGAAAAGGACAACTTAGCTGGAGGGAAAGTTGAGTTTCTTGGATTTGAGTTTTTACAGGAA GTTTCTAATACAACTCTGCCAGAAACATACTTTACCAATAGGAAGCATAATAGCAAG GAATATGATGGCATTGTCTCCTCAAAG ACTTTAAACAGATTTTTATGCGTAATTCTTGGAGGACTAGCAGCAGAGCTTCTCATGTTTGGGTACTCAGAATTACTTCACTCGGATGTTGATCAG TTGGACAGGGTAATGAAATGCTTAGGCTACAGCACAGACATGGCAAATTCACAGATAAAGTGGGCTGCAATTAACACACTCTTGATACTAAGACGGCATCATAAAGCTACATCACGGGTGGCAGAAGCCATGGCTTTGGGAAGGTCGATTGGTTTCTGCATTGATGCAATAGAGACTGACTTTGGTACAACAAACGGTGGTAGACATTTTGGATCTCAAGCCAATACACAAGCAAAGTCGCCCTTCCTGACTAAAGAATCTATTAAGATGAATAAAGTGCTTACTAATCTGTAA
- the LOC113727555 gene encoding histone H2AX-like, producing MSSKEGSTKGGRGKPKASKSVSRSQKAGLQFPVGRIARFLKAGKYADRVGAGAPVYLSAVLEYLAAEVLELAGNAARDNKKNRIVPRHIQLAVRNDEELSKLLGSVTIANGGVMPNIHQNLLPKKVGKGGKGDIGSASQEF from the exons ATGAGCTCAAAAGAAGGCTCAACCAAGGGCGGCAGGGGTAAGCCAAAAGCATCAAAATCCGTCTCCAGATCTCAAAAAGCCGGTCTCCAATTCCCCGTCGGTCGTATCGCCCGTTTCCTCAAGGCCGGGAAGTATGCGGATCGTGTCGGAGCCGGAGCACCTGTCTACCTCTCGGCCGTTCTCGAGTATCTTGCCGCTGAG GTGTTGGAGTTGGCGGGGAATGCGGCGAGGGATAATAAGAAGAACAGGATAGTGCCTAGGCATATTCAGTTGGCGGTGAGGAATGATGAGGAGTTGAGCAAGCTGTTGGGGTCGGTTACTATTGCTAATGGAGGAGTTATGCCTAATATTCATCAAAACTTGCTGCCTAAGAAGGTTGGGAAAGGTGGGAAAGGGGACATTGGCTCTGCTTCTCAGGAGTTTTAG
- the LOC113727554 gene encoding uncharacterized protein isoform X2 — translation MNILSKEICAPAGTLRVWGRLRNDEDEAIRRRRGLKRVDRELEKGNFKAALSLAKQLQGKPGGLRGFGAVKLVPKRISVVDELELNDADKMSLHSSVDSILRLVKCCRQFASEEKVGAFLGQDSLTNGDCCGSLSDDRVMCLQHEAGHFVVGYLLGILPKKYRVPSMEELEKDNLAGGKVEFLGFEFLQEVSNTTLPETYFTNRKHNSKTLNRFLCVILGGLAAELLMFGYSELLHSDVDQLDRVMKCLGYSTDMANSQIKWAAINTLLILRRHHKATSRVAEAMALGRSIGFCIDAIETDFGTTNGGRHFGSQANTQAKSPFLTKESIKMNKVLTNL, via the exons ATGAATATTTTGTCTAAAGAGATTTGCGCGCCAGCTGGAACCCTAAGGGTATGGGGGAGATTGAGAAACGACGAAGACGAGGCGATACGACGTCGGAGAGGACTGAAGAGAGTGGATAGAGAGCTGGAGAAGGGGAATTTCAAGGCTGCGTTGTCTTTAGCAAAGCAGTTGCAGGGGAAGCCTGGTGGACTACGCGGCTTTGGCGCTGTCAAATTG GTGCCAAAAAGAATCTCGGTCGTGGATGAACTAGAGCTGAATGATGCTGATAAAATGTCTCTTCACTCATCTGTTGATTCCATTCTGCGTTTAGTCAAGTGCTGCAGGCAGTTTGCATCGGAGGAAAAGGTAG GAGCATTTTTAGGACAAGATAGCCTGACTAATGGTGACTGTTGTGGTTCTCTGTCAGATGATCGTGTAATGTGCCTGCAG CATGAAGCTGGCCATTTTGTAGTTGGTTACTTGCTCGGGATCTTACCTAAAAAATATAGAGTTCCAAGCATGGAAGAATTAGAAAAGGACAACTTAGCTGGAGGGAAAGTTGAGTTTCTTGGATTTGAGTTTTTACAGGAA GTTTCTAATACAACTCTGCCAGAAACATACTTTACCAATAGGAAGCATAATAGCAAG ACTTTAAACAGATTTTTATGCGTAATTCTTGGAGGACTAGCAGCAGAGCTTCTCATGTTTGGGTACTCAGAATTACTTCACTCGGATGTTGATCAG TTGGACAGGGTAATGAAATGCTTAGGCTACAGCACAGACATGGCAAATTCACAGATAAAGTGGGCTGCAATTAACACACTCTTGATACTAAGACGGCATCATAAAGCTACATCACGGGTGGCAGAAGCCATGGCTTTGGGAAGGTCGATTGGTTTCTGCATTGATGCAATAGAGACTGACTTTGGTACAACAAACGGTGGTAGACATTTTGGATCTCAAGCCAATACACAAGCAAAGTCGCCCTTCCTGACTAAAGAATCTATTAAGATGAATAAAGTGCTTACTAATCTGTAA